Proteins found in one Aquibium microcysteis genomic segment:
- a CDS encoding type II toxin-antitoxin system VapC family toxin: MIVDASAILAVLFEEPEKDGFRDLMLRQKELAMSPVNYLEAAVRADDKRHPRKGVELDALLQGFGIAITVVDSRQAYLAREAYQRFGKGNHPARLNLGDCFAYALAKARREPLLFKGDDFRQTDVEAAF, from the coding sequence ATGATCGTCGATGCTTCGGCGATTCTGGCCGTTCTGTTCGAGGAACCGGAGAAGGACGGCTTCAGAGACCTGATGCTCAGGCAGAAAGAGCTTGCCATGTCGCCGGTCAACTATCTCGAGGCTGCCGTCCGGGCCGATGACAAGCGGCATCCGAGAAAAGGCGTGGAACTGGACGCGCTGCTGCAAGGATTCGGAATCGCGATCACCGTCGTCGATTCCCGGCAGGCCTATCTCGCACGCGAGGCCTACCAGCGCTTCGGCAAGGGCAACCACCCCGCCCGCCTCAACCTCGGCGACTGCTTCGCCTATGCGCTCGCAAAGGCCCGCCGAGAGCCGCTTCTCTTCAAGGGCGACGATTTCCGCCAGACCGACGTCGAGGCCGCGTTTTGA
- a CDS encoding ABC transporter ATP-binding protein, with translation MNQLLLSVRDLSVAFTQGGREQIAVDRVSFDIAKGETIALVGESGSGKSVSALSVLKLLPYPSASHPSGSILFDGQDLLAKDDADLRKVRGRDITMIFQEPMTSLNPLHTIERQIGEVLKLHQGMNDRQARERAIALLLEVGIRDPEKRLDAYPHQLSGGQRQRVMIAMALANEPKLLIADEPTTALDVTVQAQILELLDNLKARNGMSMLFITHDLGIVRRIADRVCVMNKGRIVESGPTARIFADPQHDYTRHLLAAEPKGRPPLSDPTAREVMTGKDMKVWFPIKKGFLRRTVDHVKAVDGIDVTVRAGQTVGVVGESGSGKTTLGLALCRMISSKGAIRFAGREIDSLSFNEMRPLRSEVQIVFQDPFGSLSPRMSVSEIIEEGLRIHQPKLSADQRDDLVVAVLKEVGLDPETRFRYPHEFSGGQRQRIAIARAMVLKPKFVMLDEPTSALDMSVQAQVVDLLRDLQKKHDLAYLFISHDLRVVRALANEVIVMRNGRIVETGTADEIFERPKTDYTKALIAAAFDIATAPQGVVSE, from the coding sequence TTGAACCAACTACTCCTTTCGGTCCGCGATCTCTCCGTCGCCTTCACCCAGGGCGGGCGCGAGCAGATCGCCGTCGACCGCGTTTCCTTCGACATAGCGAAAGGCGAGACCATCGCGCTGGTGGGCGAATCCGGCTCGGGCAAGTCGGTCTCGGCGCTCTCGGTCCTGAAGCTGCTGCCCTATCCCTCCGCCAGCCATCCGTCCGGCTCGATCCTGTTCGACGGCCAGGATCTGCTCGCGAAGGACGATGCCGACCTCCGCAAGGTCCGCGGCCGCGACATCACCATGATCTTCCAGGAGCCGATGACCTCGCTCAACCCGCTGCACACCATCGAGCGGCAGATCGGCGAGGTGCTGAAGCTGCACCAGGGCATGAACGACCGCCAGGCGCGCGAGCGGGCGATCGCACTTCTCCTGGAAGTCGGCATCCGTGATCCCGAAAAGCGGCTCGACGCCTATCCGCACCAGCTCTCGGGCGGCCAGCGCCAGCGCGTCATGATCGCCATGGCGCTCGCCAACGAGCCGAAGCTGCTGATCGCCGACGAGCCGACGACCGCGCTCGACGTGACGGTACAGGCGCAGATCCTGGAGCTCTTGGACAATCTGAAAGCCCGCAACGGCATGTCGATGCTGTTCATCACCCATGATCTCGGCATCGTGCGACGGATCGCCGATCGCGTCTGCGTCATGAACAAGGGCAGGATCGTCGAGTCCGGCCCGACGGCGCGCATCTTCGCCGACCCGCAGCACGACTACACGCGCCACCTGCTCGCCGCCGAGCCGAAGGGCCGGCCGCCGCTGAGCGATCCGACCGCGCGCGAGGTCATGACCGGCAAGGACATGAAGGTCTGGTTCCCGATCAAGAAGGGCTTCCTGCGCCGCACGGTGGACCATGTGAAGGCGGTCGACGGCATCGACGTCACGGTGCGCGCGGGGCAGACGGTCGGCGTCGTCGGTGAGTCGGGATCGGGCAAGACGACGCTCGGCCTGGCGCTGTGCCGGATGATCTCCTCGAAGGGTGCGATCCGCTTCGCCGGCCGGGAGATCGACAGCCTGTCGTTCAACGAGATGCGGCCGCTGCGCAGCGAGGTGCAGATCGTCTTCCAGGACCCCTTCGGTTCGCTCAGCCCGCGCATGTCGGTCTCCGAGATCATCGAGGAGGGTCTTCGCATCCACCAGCCGAAGCTCTCGGCCGACCAGCGCGACGATCTCGTGGTGGCGGTTCTGAAGGAGGTGGGTCTCGATCCGGAGACGCGCTTCCGCTATCCGCATGAATTTTCCGGTGGGCAGCGGCAGCGCATCGCCATCGCCCGCGCGATGGTGCTGAAGCCGAAATTCGTCATGCTGGACGAGCCGACTTCGGCACTCGACATGAGCGTGCAGGCGCAGGTGGTCGATCTTCTGCGCGACCTGCAGAAGAAGCACGATCTCGCCTACCTGTTCATCAGCCACGACCTGCGCGTGGTTCGGGCGCTCGCCAACGAGGTGATCGTCATGCGCAACGGCAGGATCGTCGAGACGGGTACGGCGGACGAGATCTTCGAGCGACCGAAGACCGATTACACGAAGGCGCTGATCGCGGCCGCCTTCGACATCGCCACGGCTCCGCAGGGCGTGGTCAGCGAATGA
- a CDS encoding type II toxin-antitoxin system VapB family antitoxin — protein MNIKDKEAHHLARMIADFTGESLTAAVVVALRERLERLERQADIAKRRALIDEIIRRSGPTAPGLSSDHSDLYDEAGLPK, from the coding sequence ATGAACATCAAGGACAAGGAGGCTCATCACCTGGCCCGGATGATCGCCGACTTCACCGGTGAATCCCTCACGGCGGCAGTCGTGGTGGCCTTGCGCGAGAGGCTGGAACGATTGGAGCGGCAGGCTGACATCGCGAAGCGCCGCGCCCTGATCGACGAGATCATTCGTCGCTCGGGGCCGACCGCGCCCGGTCTGTCGAGCGATCATTCCGACCTCTACGACGAGGCGGGATTGCCGAAATGA
- a CDS encoding 2-hydroxyacid dehydrogenase, producing the protein MQAAKGRVLLSVTGFNPQRWHELLSAGREVVLEPQAPGDPSIHYAVVWKQKPNVLAHLPNLKAVFSIGAGVDHIFSDPGLPDVPIVRVVAENLSQHMTEYVCWRVLDHHRQGMLYRQQQKRRIWREPAQPAADAVSVGIMGLGNLGRAAARALLALGFHVNGWSRSGSAMEGVTCFGGKAGLEPFLRATDMLVVLLPLTPATTGVVNYDLLSKLRRDNPLGGAVLINAGRGRLQKDTDIARALDEGILKEASLDVFETEPLPRTSPLWSHEKVFVTPHAAATSDPAHLAGPMLDQMDACDRGEPLANLVDRAAGY; encoded by the coding sequence ATGCAGGCAGCCAAGGGACGGGTCCTTCTCTCGGTGACCGGTTTCAATCCCCAGCGCTGGCACGAACTGCTGTCGGCAGGGCGCGAGGTGGTGCTGGAGCCGCAGGCGCCGGGTGATCCGTCGATCCATTATGCGGTGGTGTGGAAGCAGAAACCGAACGTGCTGGCCCACCTGCCCAACCTGAAGGCCGTGTTCTCGATCGGTGCAGGCGTCGACCACATCTTCTCCGATCCGGGTCTGCCCGACGTTCCCATCGTGCGCGTGGTGGCCGAAAACCTGTCGCAGCACATGACCGAGTATGTCTGCTGGCGGGTGCTCGACCACCACCGCCAGGGAATGCTCTACCGGCAGCAGCAGAAGCGCAGGATCTGGCGCGAGCCGGCCCAGCCGGCGGCCGACGCGGTGTCGGTCGGCATCATGGGGCTCGGCAATCTGGGACGCGCCGCCGCCAGAGCGCTGCTGGCCCTCGGCTTCCACGTCAACGGATGGAGCCGCTCGGGTTCGGCGATGGAGGGCGTGACCTGCTTCGGCGGCAAGGCGGGCCTCGAGCCGTTCCTGCGCGCCACCGACATGCTCGTCGTGCTGCTGCCGCTGACGCCCGCCACGACGGGCGTGGTCAACTACGACCTCCTGTCGAAGCTGCGGCGCGACAATCCGCTCGGCGGCGCGGTGCTGATCAATGCCGGCCGCGGTCGTCTCCAGAAGGATACCGATATCGCCCGTGCGCTCGACGAAGGAATTCTCAAGGAAGCGAGCCTCGACGTCTTCGAAACCGAACCGCTGCCGAGAACGAGCCCGCTCTGGTCGCACGAAAAGGTGTTCGTGACGCCGCATGCGGCCGCCACCTCCGACCCCGCTCACCTCGCCGGGCCGATGCTCGACCAGATGGACGCCTGCGACCGCGGCGAGCCGCTGGCGAATCTCGTCGATCGAGCGGCCGGGTACTGA
- a CDS encoding NlpC/P60 family protein, protein MTLPDKRLHAYRSDLADLRLQGRVEAGRFVAGRPMRVVGPVLDMLAGPSRSAGLNTQLLRGAPVAVYDEQEGLAWVQAGEDGYVGYVEAGGLGPADAGVATHVVAVPRTFLYAGPDMKKPRTEALSMGSQIEVVGETETRGTLYALLPTGEAAVAAHLRPLAESAGDWVAVAETLEHTPYLWGGASAFGIDCSGLVQLAMRMSGLKAPRDSDMQAAGIGSALGADADRASLKRGDLVFWKGHVAIVTGPDAIIHANGHTMTVARESLSGAIARIGYLYGQPTGFRRP, encoded by the coding sequence ATGACCTTGCCCGACAAGCGGCTGCATGCCTACCGAAGCGACCTCGCCGACCTGCGCCTGCAGGGTCGTGTCGAGGCAGGGCGCTTCGTGGCCGGTCGGCCGATGCGGGTGGTCGGCCCGGTCCTCGACATGCTGGCCGGGCCGTCTCGAAGCGCCGGCCTCAACACGCAGCTGCTGCGCGGTGCGCCGGTAGCCGTCTACGACGAGCAGGAAGGGCTGGCTTGGGTACAGGCCGGAGAGGACGGATATGTCGGCTATGTCGAAGCCGGCGGACTGGGCCCGGCGGATGCCGGCGTCGCAACGCACGTGGTCGCCGTGCCGCGCACCTTTCTCTACGCCGGACCGGACATGAAGAAGCCTCGCACCGAGGCGTTGTCCATGGGATCGCAGATCGAGGTCGTCGGCGAGACCGAGACGCGCGGGACGCTCTATGCGCTCCTGCCGACGGGCGAAGCGGCCGTGGCCGCGCATCTGCGGCCGCTCGCCGAATCCGCAGGCGACTGGGTCGCGGTCGCCGAGACGCTCGAACACACCCCTTACCTGTGGGGCGGCGCCTCGGCCTTCGGCATCGACTGTTCGGGGCTGGTCCAGCTCGCGATGCGGATGTCGGGCCTGAAGGCGCCGCGCGACTCGGACATGCAGGCGGCCGGCATCGGCTCGGCACTCGGCGCGGACGCGGATCGCGCCTCCCTGAAGCGCGGCGATCTCGTGTTCTGGAAGGGCCACGTCGCCATCGTCACCGGACCCGATGCGATCATCCACGCCAACGGGCACACCATGACGGTGGCGCGGGAGAGCCTGAGCGGGGCGATCGCCCGGATCGGCTACCTCTACGGCCAACCCACCGGATTCCGCCGGCCGTAG
- a CDS encoding MarR family transcriptional regulator has translation MAVHLRAGEALRLWQDVAVTETRAGRPDLSLRQAAILLTIYLDPPPHTIRGLAARLNVSKPVITRALDMMGALKLVSRHRDERDRRNVLVKRTVEGALFVERFGDVIIASAREPSAP, from the coding sequence ATGGCGGTTCATCTCAGAGCAGGCGAGGCCTTGCGCCTTTGGCAGGACGTGGCCGTGACGGAAACGCGCGCGGGGCGACCGGACCTGTCGCTGCGCCAGGCGGCGATCCTGCTGACGATCTATCTCGACCCGCCGCCGCATACGATCCGCGGGCTTGCGGCGCGGCTGAACGTCTCCAAGCCGGTGATCACCCGGGCGCTCGACATGATGGGCGCGCTCAAGCTGGTGTCGCGCCACCGCGACGAACGCGACAGGCGCAACGTGCTGGTGAAGCGCACCGTCGAAGGCGCCCTCTTCGTGGAACGTTTCGGTGACGTCATCATCGCCAGCGCCAGGGAGCCATCCGCGCCATGA
- a CDS encoding ABC transporter permease, which produces MSEVILKGEVERVRSRTRRPFLSPLNQRRWQNFKANRRGYWSLWIFLVLFVLSMLANVIANDRPIMASYNGELLFPVLVDYPEEKFGGFLAVTDYRDPVIHEEIEANGWILWPPVRYSYRTVNNEIPEAAPAKPSWMYDRETRCQRYPLGADDPACTIGNWNWLGTDDQTRDVLARVIYGFRISVLFGLALTLCSAVIGVTAGAIQGYFGGWTDLIFQRFIEIWSSIPVLYLLLIIAAVLPPGFFILLGIMLLFSWVGFVGVVRAEFLRARNFEYVNAARALGVPNRTIMFRHLLPNAMVATLTFLPFILNGSITTLTSLDFLGFGLPPGSASLGELLKQGQNNLNAPWLAISGFVVISLMLSLLIFIGEATRDAFDPRKTFR; this is translated from the coding sequence GTGTCGGAGGTCATCCTGAAGGGCGAGGTCGAGCGCGTGCGGTCGCGCACGCGCCGCCCGTTCCTGTCGCCGCTCAACCAGCGCCGCTGGCAGAACTTCAAGGCCAACCGCCGCGGCTACTGGTCGCTGTGGATCTTCCTCGTCCTGTTCGTCCTGTCGATGCTGGCCAACGTCATCGCCAACGACAGGCCGATCATGGCCTCCTACAACGGCGAACTGCTGTTCCCGGTTCTCGTCGACTATCCGGAGGAGAAATTCGGCGGTTTCCTGGCCGTCACCGACTATCGCGACCCGGTGATCCACGAGGAGATCGAGGCCAATGGCTGGATCCTCTGGCCGCCGGTCCGCTATTCCTACCGCACGGTCAACAACGAGATTCCCGAGGCCGCGCCGGCGAAGCCCTCGTGGATGTACGACCGCGAGACGCGCTGCCAGCGCTACCCGCTCGGCGCCGACGACCCGGCCTGCACCATCGGCAACTGGAACTGGCTCGGCACCGACGACCAGACCCGCGACGTGCTCGCCCGCGTCATCTACGGCTTCCGCATCTCGGTGCTGTTCGGCCTGGCTCTCACGCTGTGCTCGGCCGTCATCGGCGTGACCGCCGGTGCCATCCAGGGCTATTTCGGCGGCTGGACCGACCTGATCTTCCAGCGTTTCATCGAAATCTGGTCGTCGATCCCCGTTCTCTACCTGCTCCTGATCATCGCCGCCGTGCTGCCGCCGGGCTTCTTCATCCTGCTCGGCATCATGCTGCTGTTCTCCTGGGTCGGCTTCGTCGGCGTGGTGCGCGCGGAGTTCCTGCGCGCCCGCAATTTCGAATATGTCAACGCCGCGCGGGCGCTGGGCGTGCCGAATCGCACCATCATGTTCCGCCACCTGCTTCCCAACGCGATGGTGGCGACGCTGACCTTCCTGCCCTTCATCCTCAACGGCTCGATCACGACGCTGACCTCGCTCGACTTCCTCGGCTTCGGCCTGCCGCCGGGCTCGGCGTCGCTGGGGGAACTGCTCAAGCAGGGCCAGAACAACCTCAACGCCCCCTGGCTCGCCATCTCCGGCTTCGTGGTGATCTCGCTGATGCTGTCGCTGCTGATCTTCATCGGCGAGGCGACGCGCGACGCCTTCGATCCGAGGAAGACGTTCCGGTGA